AAATGAACTCCTACTAGCTACCTAAAGCAGAGTATATCAGTCTTTATTTGAGTATAGTGTTCATTAAATTTAGTGTTGGGGCGTATTTAAGGTAAGGGGCTTTTTGTTTCGATGCATCTATCTAATATCTGTTGTTGGTCCTGGGACCgctataattgaaattaattagcATCCGATCCATAAATATATATAAGTGGTGTGAATGTGATGGAGCACCGGAGTTTTTTATGATGGTTTGGCAGTAAGCTAAAAGTGGGTGTAATCCTCCATTCCTCACCAACCAATCGTTTGTTACCAGCTATCTCTCTTCCACTACTGATCTGCTGGATCTTCCCCTATCTTAATATCTTATCCCCCATTCTAATTTCAATCAAATATGTACCTTTATTCCTTTTTCccctcaaaatttaattttatatgatattaatttatattttttatccaaTCTCACTAGAAAACCAACTAGAAAATAGCTCATTCAAAACAAACTAGTTAAAAAATAAGTCCATCACAAAAAAAATCTTCCACTATTctaatttttcgaaattcaaaattaaaaataaaaactattttttaactaattatcttTAAATTGACTACACCTAGTTATTtccctagactttttcttttgcATATCCTGatctaattattagttaaaatcgACTCCAAaggatcaaataaaattaaagggTGTGTGTTAGAAGGGAAAATTTGACTTTAGCCTTGCCAATGATGACTTAATTTTATTTAGGAGTGGTTGAAGTTTACATATCATATATCCAATCTACTCACTACCATGCGCGTCCTATGGTTGAGTGGCACTTACCCTATCACAGGTGGATACACCTCATCATTAAGTATTAAAGTCAAAATGTTAAATATTGAAATTGACGCTTATTTGTGGATGATATCATTATTTTAGGGGGCAACTGAAATAGACGCTAGGCTATGCTAGCTAGCTAGGAAGCATAATTAATATTTGATCCCTTCATTATGCGTTTCAGATCAGATCagatagtgttttttttttttttgggttgtctaGATCAGATAGTGTTTGTGTAGTGTGAAGTGTAAACTATTAAATCCTACTAGCATAAACTATATGTCTTTCTCCAATGGCAGCTTTAATTTCGTCATACTTATGGGTGGTGGTCCTGGTCCTGGTCGCGTACTTATGCTACCACTTTCTCGACAATTTGCACGCCTCAGTGACCCTCACACTACACTTACCCTATATATTGTGCTTGTCATCTTCTCAAAGCGTTACAAAAAAGGCTTATTAGTTATATAAACATCAATTTTGTCAGAAGTGGGATTTGAACCCACGCCCTCACACGAGGACCAGAACTTGAGTCTGGCGCCTTAGACCACTCGGCCATCCTGACTTATGCTTAATTGTTTTGATTTAACTTGATTACATAGTAGTTATAACTGACATGCCTGATCTGCTAAAcataaataatttaacattgaacttaattttaatgtatcaacaaataaaatatttagtacTTTACCGCGATCAAGGGGAGAAAAAAATATTCCGCAAAAGACCTAAGCATCACGGGTTTTAATGAGCGACATTATTCTACCTTTCTTTGCTATATCTTTGAGAGACTTTGTTTCCAATATAAGGATGGATAAATATCCACAACGGGGTGTCAGTAGATCTATTGCCCCAACGTGATGCCATCAGACAccatggaataaataaaaaagggATAACGGATGTTTGCTAGTCACTGTAAATAAGACATGATGCAGTTTTCCACATAAAAATACAGCGTAATTTTCTTCATCCGTGTACTAAAATGCTAAGCGAAATTCCATGGGATAAAGTGACTACAGTAACTTACGACTAATGTTTCTCTCTATTAGACTTTCTTATGGAAGCAAAAATCATTCTGAAAGGGGCTTCTCAAATTGCTAAAGACCAAGTAACAAAGAAAAGGGGAACTGAAGTCAGTACGGAAATGTCTGCCTCAAAATCTACAACTCGTCCTTCGCATCAGCATCAGCAGATGCACCGTCCTTGGCCTCACTCTCGGCCTCAACTTCTTcagcttcttcctcctcttccacaGTTGCTTCAGGACTAATATCCAAGCTGGACTTCACTGAGTCATAAATGCGAGATGCAAAATCCTTGGGGTCGTTTAGCAAGAAACCACTTTCAAAGAGAGCAGTTTGATACATCAGCTGTGCTGTTTGCTTCACACTCTCATCCTGAAGAACAAACCAAATTGGgtcaaaaactcaaaataaaCCTTAATTCATTCTGCTCAGGTTACAATGATTCAGATAAGGTATGCAGAGATCAGTATCACTTCGAGAGCATTCATAAGAATCAAATCAATCAATGGAAAGGACTTAATTCTAGCATGCAAAAAAACAAAtttggaaaaaggaaaagaaaagaaggctTGTTTTAATGATATTATCATCACCTCAATTTTTATTAGCACAACAAATTAAAGGCAAAAGCTAATAGAAAGTATTCAAGTCAAGAATGTACCTCAGGGTTCTTTACTACACGCTCCCTGAGCTCCTTGATAATAGGGTGCCTAGGATTGATTTCAAGAACCCTCTTGCCACGCATGTATGCTTGCTTGCTAGCATCTGATAAAGTTTGTGCCTGCATTATTCTCTCCATATTAGCACTCCAACCAAATTTCGAAGTCACCACCACACAAGGAGTGTTATCCAAACGGTTAGATATCTTCACATCATCAACATTTTCACTGGAAAGTGCACTTTTCCACCACTTTGTGAGATCCTTGAAGGATTCCTTTAGTTCCTTGGCTTTGGCGTCCTTTCCAATTTTCAGACCTTCCTTGGACACATTTTGGAATTTTTTGTCTTCATAATCCATAAGATATTGCATCAAGTATTCATCAACTGGATCAGTGAAGTAAATAACCTGCACCGGTTTAAAATACAAACATTTAGAAGATACATCTTAGCTCCCACTGGAGAAAATTTATGGAGAGTAAGAAACAGAAAACAAGTATATTCAGCGAGAAAATCATACCTCGTAATTTTTCTTCCTAAGCCGCTCAAGGAAAGGAGATTTTTCCAGTTGTTCTTTGTTAGTTCCAGTTATGTAGAAGATATCCTTTTGTCCAGATTTCATTCTGGAGATGTACTGATCAAGAGACGTCAATTTACCTTCAGACTTGGAGCTGTAAGTAATCAAGTATACAATATTTTGTCAACTAATGAAAGGAGGGAAATAATACTGcagcaaataaataaagaaatgcaAGGAATCAAGTAACATACGTCTCAACTCTCAGCAGTTTTGCCAGACGGTTTCTGTTAGTAGCATCTTCAATGATGCCAAGTTTGATGGACTTTCCAAACTCATTCCAGAACTTAGCATATTGACCTCTTTTCTCATCATTGTCAGATGATACCTCTTCTGCATAAAGTTGGAGGAAGCAGAGTCAAATTTAAGGGTTTATGGGTTCAAGTATACCGCTTAGAAATACAATGGAAAACATAATATATGAAAGACAAAATTTATGCATGATGCAACATGCTGAAAGCATGGAGGATCTGAACCCCCATTGCATGAAACCCATGGAGACCAACTAAGTATTGGCACTCCCAGAACACAAAACCAATATATTTAGTATAACCTACCTTTCTTATCTTTGTCAGTGGACTCATCTGGATCCTCATCAGCAATCCTACGGATCATATCAAGGGCTTTCCTGATAAGTTTCTTCTTGATTGTCCTCAGGCTACTGTGTTGTTGAAGCATTTCACGGGAGACATTAAGTGGCAACGTGTCAGAATCAACAAGGCCCTGTTCTCAATGTCAAAAGGACATCTCAGAAAAAAAATATTCTGATCGCGTTAAAACAAACTAAATTGCAATAACAGCACAACTTGGTTACCTTCAAGAAGCTGAGGTATTTAGGCAACAGTTCATCAAATTCATCTGAAATAAAGACTCGTCTAACATACAACTTCAGATTGGATTTGTTAGAGTTGTAATAACTCTCATATAAATCATGAGGGGCTTTAGGTGGCACAAAAAGCACTGCCTTGAACTCAACATCGCCTTCAGCGTTGAAGTGACTCCATGCTAAAGGTTTCTCATCACCGAAATCCTGCAGGAAATATGAACAGTTAAACCCACAACTATGAACATTAACAAGTTAATGCCCTCACAATGTCCAGTGAATAATTAAGATGGAAACATTACCTTGGCAAGAGTATGGTAGAATTTGGTGTACTCTTCTTCTGAAACCTCCTTTGGATTTCGCAGCCATATAGCTTTCACATCATTTAGAAGTTCCCATTCATAAGTCGTTTCCTTCACTGTCTTTGTCTTGGGCTTCTCTTCGTCATCTTCACTTTTCTCAGCATCAtcatctttactttcttcctcagAGCTGCTTTCAGCTGATCAAAGAGTAAACTAAGGTATGAAAGATAGCAAAATTTGTGATAGTATTATAGAATGGAGAAAAGTTAACGATAAAAAAACAAATCAGTATCTTGCAATGTTACAAATGGTAAACACATACATGATTCATCATCTTCATCAGCAGGGACCTCCACATCAACCTCTTTGCTTGCCCAGAGATAAATAGGAAAGTTAATAAATTCAGAGTATTTTTTTACCAATTCCTGTGTCAATCAATAGGTAGTGAATTAGATTCCACAATGCACTATAATTGAATTCCAAGCAACACAAAATGA
This region of Arachis hypogaea cultivar Tifrunner chromosome 8, arahy.Tifrunner.gnm2.J5K5, whole genome shotgun sequence genomic DNA includes:
- the LOC112705649 gene encoding endoplasmin homolog produces the protein MRKWTLPSALLLLSLLLLFADQGRKLQANAESDSDELVDPPKVEDKIGAVPNGLSTDSDVAKREAESISKRSLRNNAQKFEFQAEVSRLMDILINSLYSNKDIFLRELISNASDALDKIRFLSLTDKEILGEGDTAKLEIQIKLDKEKKILSIRDRGIGMTKEDLIKNLGTIAKSGTSAFLEKMQSSGDLNLIGQFGVGFYSVYLVADYVEVISKHNDDKQHVWESKADGAFAISEDTWNEPLGRGTEIRLHLRDEAGEYLEEHKLKELVKKYSEFINFPIYLWASKEVDVEVPADEDDESSESSSEEESKDDDAEKSEDDEEKPKTKTVKETTYEWELLNDVKAIWLRNPKEVSEEEYTKFYHTLAKDFGDEKPLAWSHFNAEGDVEFKAVLFVPPKAPHDLYESYYNSNKSNLKLYVRRVFISDEFDELLPKYLSFLKGLVDSDTLPLNVSREMLQQHSSLRTIKKKLIRKALDMIRRIADEDPDESTDKDKKEEVSSDNDEKRGQYAKFWNEFGKSIKLGIIEDATNRNRLAKLLRVETSKSEGKLTSLDQYISRMKSGQKDIFYITGTNKEQLEKSPFLERLRKKNYEVIYFTDPVDEYLMQYLMDYEDKKFQNVSKEGLKIGKDAKAKELKESFKDLTKWWKSALSSENVDDVKISNRLDNTPCVVVTSKFGWSANMERIMQAQTLSDASKQAYMRGKRVLEINPRHPIIKELRERVVKNPEDESVKQTAQLMYQTALFESGFLLNDPKDFASRIYDSVKSSLDISPEATVEEEEEAEEVEAESEAKDGASADADAKDEL